Proteins co-encoded in one Saprospira grandis genomic window:
- a CDS encoding CRISPR-associated endonuclease Cas6 has translation MTNNKTSLKKLRMLEVSFQTYLQPWELSKFRGAMAHKVGLENDWFHNHNNEDEQKEESFHYRYPLIQYKLHKRRPLLLCIDRGVEEAHHFFTQSDWSLKIGDKQHDMRIHRLHLQEYNLHYWEHPRLYRLHNWLALNSENYRAIKACRSLRERLELLERILRNHILNFYGAMGVHLEEELEVHITEPLDLKRVSYKGIKKEAYTLDFETNVFLPNFIGLGQGTSVGFGVVKPYR, from the coding sequence ATGACAAACAACAAGACCTCCCTAAAAAAACTAAGGATGCTAGAAGTGAGTTTTCAGACCTATTTGCAGCCTTGGGAACTGAGTAAATTTAGAGGAGCGATGGCCCATAAGGTGGGCTTAGAAAACGACTGGTTTCACAACCACAACAATGAAGATGAGCAAAAAGAAGAGAGTTTTCATTATCGCTACCCTTTGATTCAGTACAAATTGCACAAAAGACGGCCCCTATTGCTTTGCATTGATCGGGGGGTAGAGGAGGCTCATCACTTTTTTACGCAATCGGATTGGAGCCTTAAGATTGGCGACAAGCAGCATGATATGCGGATTCATCGCTTGCATTTGCAGGAGTACAACCTACATTATTGGGAGCATCCGCGTTTGTATCGCCTCCACAATTGGCTGGCCCTAAACAGTGAAAACTATCGGGCCATAAAGGCTTGCCGCAGCTTGCGGGAGCGTTTGGAGCTGCTCGAGCGGATTTTGCGCAACCACATCCTCAACTTTTATGGGGCCATGGGCGTGCATTTAGAAGAAGAGCTAGAGGTGCATATTACCGAGCCGCTAGATTTGAAGCGGGTATCTTATAAAGGCATCAAGAAAGAGGCCTATACCTTAGACTTTGAGACCAATGTCTTTTTGCCCAACTTTATCGGTTTGGGGCAGGGAACGAGCGTTGGTTTTGGGGTGGTAAAGCCTTATCGCTAA
- a CDS encoding YqgE/AlgH family protein encodes MSDHHFKRAVILLCDHEREGSVGFVLNKPMGLDIKDLVNDFPDFSAEVHFGGPVQTDSIHYVHTKGELLEGAMKIEEGLYWGGNYEQLKVLIRQGLLEQNDITFFVGYSGWGEGQLQEEIEVQTWILAESDRNYIFQPQNELLWKSVLENLGDRYSVMAQMPIPVWN; translated from the coding sequence ATGTCTGATCATCATTTTAAGCGGGCCGTAATTTTGCTCTGCGACCATGAGCGGGAGGGCAGCGTAGGTTTTGTGTTGAACAAGCCTATGGGGCTAGATATTAAGGATTTGGTCAATGATTTTCCGGATTTTTCTGCGGAAGTACATTTTGGCGGGCCGGTGCAGACCGACAGCATACATTATGTGCATACCAAGGGAGAATTACTGGAAGGGGCCATGAAAATTGAGGAAGGATTGTATTGGGGCGGGAACTATGAGCAGCTCAAGGTCTTGATTCGGCAGGGATTATTGGAGCAAAACGACATTACTTTTTTTGTGGGCTATAGTGGTTGGGGCGAGGGCCAATTGCAGGAAGAAATAGAGGTGCAGACTTGGATATTGGCTGAGAGCGACCGCAACTACATCTTTCAGCCACAGAATGAATTATTATGGAAAAGCGTGCTGGAAAATTTGGGCGATCGTTATAGTGTGATGGCGCAAATGCCGATTCCGGTATGGAACTAA
- the hemL gene encoding glutamate-1-semialdehyde 2,1-aminomutase, whose amino-acid sequence MKSTKSAALYAEAKGYFPGGVSSPVRAFKSVKGVPLFIKEGKGAKVWDEDDNEFIDFCGSWGPLILGHNNDEIRENIYAAVAKGTSFGTPTRWENKLGQLLLENNRFVEKIRFVSSGTEAVMSAIRLARGVTGKDKIIKFEGCYHGHVDSLLVKAGSGLVTFGESTSAGIPDSFAKETLVLPLDRPDLLEECLREYGEEVAAVIIEPVPANNGLLLQQKSFLEELRRLTKAYDCLLIFDEVISGFRVGFEGAAGYYGIQPDIITYGKIIGGGMPVGAYGASAEIMGHVAPDGPVYQAGTLSGNPVAMAAGYASAKQLLVPGFYEEMEAKTQAFVKNIQDFCDEREYPVHISTIGSIFWMAFDRSTIRRADQIDAASMEHFKALHADLLDHGVYLGPSGYEVGFISAAHTPEILAEAAEKIKASLGRVF is encoded by the coding sequence ATGAAATCAACTAAGTCAGCAGCACTATACGCAGAGGCCAAAGGCTATTTTCCGGGTGGAGTGAGCTCTCCTGTACGGGCCTTTAAATCGGTAAAAGGAGTACCTCTTTTCATTAAAGAAGGAAAGGGCGCCAAAGTATGGGATGAAGACGATAATGAATTCATCGACTTTTGTGGCTCTTGGGGTCCCCTTATTTTGGGCCACAACAATGATGAAATCCGAGAGAATATCTATGCCGCCGTGGCCAAAGGGACTTCTTTTGGCACCCCCACTCGTTGGGAAAACAAATTGGGGCAGTTGCTTCTAGAAAACAACCGCTTTGTAGAGAAAATCCGTTTTGTTAGCTCTGGAACAGAAGCCGTGATGTCGGCTATTCGTTTGGCCAGAGGAGTAACGGGCAAAGACAAAATCATCAAGTTTGAGGGTTGTTATCATGGGCATGTAGACTCGCTTTTGGTGAAGGCGGGTTCTGGCTTGGTTACTTTTGGAGAAAGCACCAGTGCGGGTATTCCCGATTCTTTTGCCAAAGAAACCTTGGTCCTCCCATTAGACCGTCCTGACCTCTTGGAAGAATGTCTCAGAGAGTATGGCGAAGAAGTAGCTGCCGTAATCATTGAGCCCGTACCAGCCAACAATGGCCTTTTGCTTCAGCAAAAGAGCTTTTTGGAAGAATTGCGTCGCTTGACCAAAGCTTATGACTGTCTCCTTATTTTTGATGAGGTGATTTCGGGTTTTCGAGTAGGTTTTGAGGGAGCGGCTGGCTACTATGGCATTCAGCCCGACATCATTACTTATGGTAAAATCATTGGTGGAGGAATGCCTGTGGGGGCCTATGGTGCTTCTGCTGAAATCATGGGCCATGTAGCCCCTGATGGTCCAGTTTATCAGGCGGGAACCTTATCGGGTAATCCGGTGGCTATGGCTGCGGGTTATGCTTCGGCCAAACAGTTGTTGGTCCCAGGTTTTTATGAGGAGATGGAAGCCAAAACGCAGGCTTTTGTAAAGAATATTCAGGATTTCTGTGATGAGCGGGAGTATCCTGTACATATTTCGACCATTGGTTCTATTTTCTGGATGGCCTTTGACCGCAGTACGATTCGCCGGGCAGACCAAATTGATGCGGCGAGCATGGAGCACTTTAAGGCTCTACATGCTGATCTTTTGGACCATGGCGTTTATTTGGGTCCTTCTGGTTATGAGGTAGGCTTTATTTCGGCAGCACATACGCCCGAGATTTTAGCCGAGGCTGCCGAAAAAATCAAGGCGAGCTTGGGCCGTGTATTTTAG
- a CDS encoding GIN domain-containing protein, with amino-acid sequence MKYSFLFLALFISLMSCTIEGEGDIVDSQLPVEGPLAGVELEADYDVDVQYGPQLEVIAEGHANFIKRIFWTVNSEGILELDLDQGNYGAYELKVTVYTPQGFYFENSGSGNMQLFTDGTANFDSLVLKTSGSGDINCQNAITVQDALFLEITGSGNISFEGSASRAVGQITGSGNILIPDLQTNQWEAYLNGSGSCNISGYSPSESVNISGSGSYAGFNFLSQNGSYQHAGSGQIECQVSSLLDANLSSSGNLYYKGNPAKTVTATGSGQVIDAN; translated from the coding sequence ATGAAGTACTCCTTTTTGTTTTTGGCCCTTTTTATTAGCCTCATGAGCTGCACTATTGAAGGGGAAGGCGATATTGTCGATAGCCAACTGCCCGTAGAAGGTCCCCTGGCTGGCGTAGAGCTAGAAGCCGACTATGATGTCGATGTCCAATATGGCCCCCAACTAGAAGTGATTGCAGAAGGACATGCCAATTTTATTAAACGCATTTTCTGGACCGTCAATAGTGAGGGCATCCTAGAGCTAGATTTAGACCAAGGCAATTATGGCGCCTACGAACTAAAGGTGACCGTCTATACCCCCCAAGGCTTCTATTTTGAAAATTCTGGCAGCGGAAATATGCAGCTCTTTACCGATGGAACCGCCAATTTTGATAGCCTTGTTCTCAAAACTTCTGGCTCCGGTGATATCAATTGCCAAAATGCAATTACAGTACAAGATGCGCTCTTTTTAGAAATAACAGGCTCCGGAAATATCTCTTTTGAAGGTAGCGCTAGCCGAGCTGTCGGCCAAATTACAGGCAGCGGAAATATCCTGATCCCAGATCTGCAAACTAATCAATGGGAGGCCTACCTAAATGGGAGCGGTAGCTGCAATATTAGCGGCTATAGCCCCAGCGAATCCGTCAATATTAGCGGTAGTGGTAGCTATGCAGGCTTCAACTTCCTGAGCCAAAACGGAAGCTACCAACATGCAGGTAGCGGCCAGATTGAATGCCAGGTCTCTAGTTTATTAGATGCCAACCTCTCCTCAAGCGGAAATCTCTATTATAAAGGCAACCCCGCCAAAACTGTTACAGCAACTGGCTCTGGCCAAGTTATCGATGCCAATTAG
- a CDS encoding ABC transporter ATP-binding protein, whose translation MRELAYLNKYFYKYRWRFLLGVLFVLASNYFRVLQPQVIRYALDLVIDNVYFYRLLEGSRLQADFFGQLAKILLFFGGLTLLFALLMGLFMYFMRQTLIVMSRLIERDLRQEIFQHYERLHLAFYRKNNTGDLMARLTEDVSKVRMYLGPAVMYGVNLVFLMVMVIGAMLSVSVELTLYSLIPLPILSFSIYYVTSIINKKSEAIQGQLSTINSLAQEVYSGIRVVKSYGREEAMADFFDEEIEDYKEKSLSLVRVEAMFRPLMIILIGASTIISVLVGGMLVIDGKISAGNIAEFIIYINMLTWPVTSIGWVASIVQRAAASQKRINEFLKTAVAVEDEAQGQTAPPLKGAIEFKNVSFRYPDTGILALKDLNFSLKAGERMAIIGRTGSGKSTIADLLLRMYDIDEGQILVDGQSIRAYPLDQLRQQIAYVPQDVFLFSDTISNNIAFGAPGKSQEEIEQAARYAAVYEDIMSLDQGFASQVGERGVTLSGGQKQRVSLARALIKDPSLLLLDDCLSAVDTKTEAEITQYLKTVCADKTTIIITHRLYASLAFDKIMVLEEGQVVEIGSHEELIAKKEGYYYELYEKQRVEELEK comes from the coding sequence ATGCGCGAATTAGCTTATTTAAATAAATACTTTTACAAATACCGCTGGCGATTTTTGCTGGGGGTTTTGTTTGTTTTGGCCTCCAATTACTTTCGGGTTTTGCAGCCACAGGTCATCCGCTATGCCCTAGATTTAGTCATTGACAATGTCTATTTCTACCGCTTATTGGAGGGCAGCCGCTTACAGGCTGATTTCTTTGGGCAGTTGGCTAAGATTTTACTCTTTTTTGGGGGACTCACGCTCTTGTTTGCCCTTCTGATGGGCCTATTTATGTATTTCATGCGGCAAACCCTCATTGTTATGTCTCGTTTGATTGAGCGCGACCTCAGACAAGAGATTTTCCAGCATTATGAGCGCCTACATCTAGCCTTTTATCGCAAAAACAATACGGGGGACCTCATGGCCCGCCTCACCGAAGATGTGAGTAAGGTCCGTATGTATTTGGGACCAGCCGTAATGTATGGGGTCAATCTCGTCTTTCTGATGGTCATGGTCATTGGGGCCATGCTTTCGGTGAGTGTAGAGCTCACGCTCTATTCCTTGATTCCCTTGCCTATTCTCTCCTTCTCTATTTATTATGTCACCAGCATTATCAATAAAAAGAGTGAGGCCATTCAGGGGCAGCTCTCCACCATCAACAGTTTGGCCCAAGAGGTCTACTCTGGCATTCGAGTGGTCAAATCTTATGGGCGAGAAGAAGCCATGGCCGACTTCTTTGATGAGGAGATTGAAGACTATAAAGAGAAGTCGCTCAGTTTGGTCCGTGTAGAGGCCATGTTCCGCCCCTTGATGATTATTTTGATTGGGGCCAGTACTATTATTAGTGTGCTAGTGGGCGGTATGCTTGTGATTGATGGGAAAATCTCGGCGGGAAACATTGCCGAGTTTATCATTTATATTAACATGCTCACTTGGCCCGTCACTTCTATTGGTTGGGTGGCCTCTATTGTTCAAAGAGCGGCCGCTTCTCAAAAGCGCATCAATGAGTTTTTAAAAACTGCCGTAGCCGTAGAAGATGAGGCCCAAGGACAAACAGCTCCGCCCTTGAAAGGAGCCATTGAATTTAAAAATGTAAGCTTCCGCTATCCAGATACGGGTATTTTGGCCCTAAAAGACCTCAACTTTAGCCTAAAAGCAGGCGAGCGCATGGCCATTATTGGCCGCACGGGCTCGGGCAAAAGCACCATAGCCGACCTTTTACTGCGGATGTACGATATAGATGAAGGCCAAATCTTGGTGGATGGCCAAAGCATTCGGGCCTATCCCTTGGACCAATTGCGGCAGCAAATTGCCTATGTTCCTCAGGATGTCTTCCTCTTTTCTGATACCATTAGTAATAATATTGCCTTTGGTGCTCCCGGAAAAAGCCAGGAAGAAATTGAGCAGGCCGCCCGCTATGCCGCCGTATATGAAGATATCATGAGTTTGGACCAAGGTTTTGCTAGTCAGGTGGGCGAAAGAGGCGTCACCCTATCGGGGGGACAAAAACAGCGGGTATCCTTGGCCCGCGCCCTGATCAAAGACCCTAGTTTGCTCCTATTAGATGATTGTCTTTCTGCGGTGGATACCAAAACAGAGGCAGAAATTACGCAGTACCTCAAAACGGTTTGTGCAGACAAAACCACCATTATTATTACCCATCGGCTATATGCCTCTTTGGCCTTTGACAAAATTATGGTCCTAGAAGAAGGCCAAGTAGTAGAGATAGGCAGCCATGAAGAACTAATTGCAAAAAAAGAAGGCTACTATTACGAGCTTTACGAAAAGCAAAGAGTAGAAGAATTAGAAAAATAA
- a CDS encoding DUF805 domain-containing protein: MEWYLAPWQKFATFSGRARRKEYWMFVIINAVIQQVLSGVGIAIMGESGVFLGSIFSLVTLVPTIAVAVRRMHDVGKSGWFMLIPIYNFILAVSDSEHGENQYGRNPKGLGNEEGNLEDHFVA; this comes from the coding sequence ATGGAATGGTATTTAGCCCCATGGCAAAAGTTTGCCACATTCTCTGGTAGAGCCAGAAGAAAAGAGTACTGGATGTTCGTCATCATCAACGCAGTTATTCAACAAGTATTGTCAGGAGTAGGTATCGCTATTATGGGCGAATCAGGTGTCTTTTTAGGCAGCATATTCTCGCTCGTTACGCTTGTTCCCACTATCGCTGTGGCCGTTCGCCGTATGCATGATGTAGGAAAAAGCGGTTGGTTTATGCTAATTCCTATCTACAACTTCATCTTGGCTGTTTCTGATAGTGAACATGGCGAAAACCAATATGGTCGCAATCCTAAAGGTCTTGGTAATGAAGAAGGTAATCTAGAAGATCACTTTGTTGCCTAA